A region of Saccharococcus thermophilus DNA encodes the following proteins:
- a CDS encoding 2-dehydropantoate 2-reductase: protein MRIGIVGGGAIGLLVAAYLGKEYEVTVYTRRALQAKRLMDEGLLLEKKGETTCISLRAMPFAQAAIHDDIVFVTVKQYDMEAVLDSKDRFQHVRNVVFLQNGMGHVEKLASFAEKNVIVGVVEHGAIKRDDRTVEHTGIGKIVLASLYGTLQDVVPLAATCIPDFSFEIADDWEQMLVKKLIVNAVINPLTALLRVPNGKLLQVAPYYEMMKLLFSELQQVLPIKDREAAWKHIVSICQKTAKNYSSMLMDIAQQRKTEVDAILGYVLKKGDELGLSLPLVRFLFYAVKGMEEGGEKNG, encoded by the coding sequence GTGAGAATTGGCATTGTCGGCGGTGGAGCGATCGGTTTGTTAGTCGCCGCATATTTAGGCAAAGAATATGAAGTCACTGTGTACACAAGGCGAGCGCTGCAAGCAAAGCGATTAATGGATGAGGGTTTGCTGCTTGAAAAAAAAGGGGAAACGACATGCATTTCTCTGCGGGCGATGCCGTTTGCCCAAGCAGCCATTCATGATGATATTGTGTTTGTCACGGTGAAACAGTACGATATGGAGGCCGTCCTTGACAGCAAAGATCGGTTTCAACATGTTCGCAACGTCGTATTTTTACAAAATGGAATGGGGCATGTGGAAAAGCTAGCTTCTTTTGCCGAAAAAAATGTGATTGTCGGTGTGGTGGAGCATGGCGCAATAAAGCGGGACGACCGTACTGTAGAGCATACCGGAATTGGAAAAATTGTGCTAGCAAGCTTATATGGCACATTGCAAGACGTTGTTCCTCTAGCAGCAACATGTATTCCTGATTTTTCGTTTGAAATTGCTGATGACTGGGAGCAAATGCTAGTAAAAAAATTGATTGTTAATGCCGTCATTAATCCATTGACGGCACTTTTACGCGTTCCAAACGGAAAGTTGCTGCAAGTGGCGCCGTATTACGAAATGATGAAACTGTTGTTTTCCGAATTGCAACAAGTATTGCCAATTAAGGACCGTGAGGCGGCATGGAAGCATATTGTGAGCATTTGTCAAAAAACGGCCAAAAATTATTCATCGATGTTGATGGATATTGCACAACAGCGCAAAACGGAAGTGGACGCTATTTTGGGATATGTGTTAAAAAAAGGGGACGAACTTGGCCTATCGCTGCCGCTTGTGCGATTTTTGTTTTATGCGGTAAAGGGGATGGAGGAAGGAGGAGAAAAAAATGGGTGA
- a CDS encoding penicillin-binding protein, whose amino-acid sequence MDMKKHKNTHKGAAVLFFLFGLLFFVLFARFIQLQVTGVADGQVLAVKAEEKYKQKRTLDAKRGTIFDRNGEVLAEDVPSYTVVAILDPKMTIDPKHPRHVVDPHRTAQKLAPLLNMGVDEVEKILTKNAKQVEFGSHGRNISYELKQKIEALHLPGIGFIRDTKRFYPNGNFASYVIGYAQKMENNETVGKMGLEKKLDKYLREKNGYVSFAGDINGFRLPNTKEKIVPPNNGDNVYLTIDGKIQSFLEDAMNEVEKQYRPKKIIAIVADPKTGKILAMATRPSFDPNKRDITNYFNDAISYPYEPGSTMKIFTLAAAINEGVYNGNEQYHSGAYKVGPNVIRDHNKVGWGTITFNEGVQRSSNVAFAILVKEKLGEDRFLQYLHRFHFDQKTGIDLPGEAVGQIHYRYPIERITTGFGQGTSVTPIQQIQAATAIANGGKMMKPYVIDRIVDPDTGKVIMKHEPEVVGQPITEDTAHKVLDILETVVTSEHGTGRPYQIEGYRVAGKTGTAQIPSPNGGYLIGRENYIFSFLGMAPKEDPRLIMYVAVQQPKLSYTETGAAPVSRIFTSVMKNSLQYLHIQPSPNQDKKVKEQAVGMEIASYVGRSTEEAVKELKEKGLIPVVIGKGQQIEEHIPRAGDRIIARERVVLKTDGEAVMPDVRGWSLRDVMKVAELLGLQTSVKGNGYVVSQNIRPGAIVKKGDYLIVELAEPRKWDEAVMQKQKEAADRKSDGPQE is encoded by the coding sequence ATGGATATGAAAAAGCATAAAAATACACATAAAGGAGCAGCTGTATTATTTTTCCTATTCGGTCTGCTCTTTTTTGTGTTATTTGCCCGTTTTATTCAGCTACAAGTAACGGGAGTCGCCGATGGCCAGGTGTTGGCAGTGAAGGCGGAAGAAAAATACAAACAGAAACGGACGCTTGATGCAAAACGCGGAACCATTTTTGACCGGAACGGCGAGGTGCTTGCGGAGGATGTGCCGTCCTATACCGTTGTTGCTATTCTTGACCCTAAGATGACGATCGATCCTAAGCATCCAAGACATGTTGTCGATCCGCACAGGACCGCCCAAAAGCTGGCTCCGTTGTTAAACATGGGGGTCGATGAAGTCGAGAAGATTTTAACGAAAAATGCCAAACAAGTGGAATTTGGCTCCCATGGGCGAAATATTAGTTATGAGCTAAAGCAAAAAATTGAGGCGCTCCATCTTCCAGGAATCGGATTTATCCGTGATACAAAACGGTTTTATCCAAACGGGAATTTCGCTTCGTATGTCATTGGCTATGCACAAAAAATGGAGAACAACGAAACAGTCGGAAAAATGGGGCTTGAGAAAAAGTTGGATAAGTATTTGCGTGAAAAGAACGGCTACGTTTCTTTTGCCGGAGATATAAACGGCTTCCGTCTGCCAAATACGAAGGAAAAGATCGTTCCGCCTAATAACGGCGACAATGTATATTTAACAATTGACGGAAAAATTCAATCGTTTTTGGAAGATGCGATGAATGAGGTTGAAAAACAATATAGGCCGAAAAAAATCATTGCGATTGTCGCCGACCCAAAAACAGGAAAAATTTTAGCGATGGCGACAAGACCAAGCTTTGACCCGAATAAACGCGATATTACCAACTATTTTAACGATGCGATTTCGTATCCGTATGAGCCGGGATCGACGATGAAAATTTTTACGCTTGCTGCCGCGATTAATGAAGGGGTGTATAACGGCAATGAGCAATACCACTCCGGTGCCTATAAAGTAGGACCGAATGTTATCCGCGACCATAATAAAGTAGGCTGGGGAACGATTACATTTAACGAGGGCGTCCAGCGTTCCTCCAATGTCGCTTTTGCGATTTTAGTCAAAGAAAAGCTCGGAGAAGACCGCTTTTTGCAATATTTGCACCGGTTTCACTTTGACCAAAAAACTGGCATTGATCTTCCTGGAGAAGCGGTAGGACAAATTCATTATCGCTATCCGATTGAGCGGATTACAACCGGGTTCGGACAAGGGACGTCAGTAACGCCAATTCAGCAAATTCAGGCGGCTACCGCGATCGCTAACGGCGGAAAAATGATGAAACCGTATGTGATTGACCGTATCGTTGATCCCGATACGGGAAAGGTCATAATGAAACACGAGCCGGAAGTGGTCGGCCAACCGATTACGGAAGATACGGCGCATAAAGTGTTAGATATATTGGAAACGGTCGTTACTTCCGAGCATGGGACGGGGCGTCCATATCAAATCGAAGGCTACCGGGTGGCCGGAAAAACGGGAACGGCGCAAATCCCATCACCGAATGGGGGATATTTAATAGGCCGAGAAAATTATATTTTTTCCTTTTTGGGAATGGCTCCGAAAGAAGATCCTCGCCTCATTATGTATGTAGCCGTCCAGCAGCCGAAATTATCATATACAGAGACGGGCGCTGCACCGGTTTCTCGTATTTTTACGAGCGTGATGAAAAACAGTCTGCAATATTTGCACATTCAGCCTTCGCCAAATCAGGATAAGAAGGTGAAGGAGCAAGCAGTTGGAATGGAAATAGCCTCTTATGTCGGCCGTTCGACAGAAGAAGCGGTGAAGGAGTTAAAAGAAAAAGGACTTATTCCGGTCGTCATCGGAAAAGGGCAGCAAATTGAAGAACATATACCGCGAGCGGGAGATCGCATTATCGCCAGAGAACGAGTCGTGCTAAAAACGGACGGCGAAGCGGTGATGCCGGATGTCCGCGGCTGGTCGCTGCGTGATGTCATGAAGGTAGCGGAACTTCTTGGGCTTCAGACTAGCGTGAAAGGAAACGGGTATGTGGTGAGCCAAAATATTCGCCCAGGGGCAATCGTTAAAAAAGGCGACTACTTAATTGTCGAACTGGCAGAGCCGCGCAAATGGGATGAAGCGGTAATGCAAAAACAAAAAGAAGCAGCGGATAGAAAAAGCGACGGTCCACAGGAGTAA
- the rsmH gene encoding 16S rRNA (cytosine(1402)-N(4))-methyltransferase RsmH — translation MFQHTTVLLKEAVDGLCIKPDGTYVDCTLGGGGHSEYLLSQLSEKGRLFAFDQDDMAIAHARKRLARYEKQVTFIHRNFRFLQEELAARGVEEVDGILFDLGVSSPQLDIPERGFSYHYDAPLDMRMNREQSLTAYDIVNHWPYEKLVHIFFHYGEEKFSKQVARKIEEVRKERRIETTGELVNIIKEAIPAPARRSGGHPAKRIFQAIRIAVNDELQAFKEAIAQAIDLLKRGGRISVITFHSLEDRICKVAFKEASQGPQLPPGLPLIPDQHRPVLKMITKKPIVPSEEEVEQNHRARSAKLRIAEKL, via the coding sequence GTGTTTCAACATACAACCGTACTATTAAAAGAAGCAGTAGATGGGCTTTGTATCAAACCGGATGGAACTTATGTCGACTGCACGCTTGGCGGCGGCGGGCATAGCGAGTATTTGCTTTCGCAATTGTCAGAAAAAGGCCGTTTATTTGCCTTTGATCAAGATGATATGGCCATCGCACATGCGCGAAAACGGTTAGCCCGTTACGAGAAACAAGTAACGTTTATTCATAGAAACTTTCGTTTTTTGCAAGAGGAACTGGCGGCGCGCGGAGTGGAAGAAGTAGACGGGATTTTATTTGATTTAGGAGTGTCTTCGCCGCAGCTGGATATACCGGAGCGAGGGTTTAGCTATCACTATGATGCGCCATTGGATATGCGGATGAACCGCGAACAATCGTTAACGGCGTATGACATCGTCAACCATTGGCCGTATGAAAAGCTGGTCCATATCTTTTTTCATTATGGTGAGGAAAAATTTTCGAAACAGGTGGCGCGAAAAATTGAAGAAGTGCGCAAAGAAAGGCGAATTGAAACGACGGGAGAACTAGTAAACATCATTAAAGAAGCGATTCCGGCGCCAGCGAGACGGAGCGGAGGACATCCTGCGAAACGAATTTTTCAGGCGATCCGCATCGCTGTCAACGATGAGTTGCAAGCATTTAAAGAAGCGATTGCACAGGCGATTGATTTATTAAAACGCGGTGGAAGAATTAGTGTGATTACGTTTCACTCGTTAGAAGACCGGATTTGTAAAGTGGCTTTTAAAGAAGCAAGCCAAGGTCCACAGCTTCCTCCCGGACTTCCGCTTATTCCTGATCAGCACCGCCCCGTACTAAAAATGATTACGAAAAAGCCGATCGTTCCTTCCGAAGAAGAAGTGGAACAAAACCATCGGGCGCGCTCTGCGAAGTTGCGCATCGCCGAAAAGCTATAA
- the ftsL gene encoding cell division protein FtsL, protein MNNTAVKIHEQQRPSSRPHTRKQRKLRIRFTLGEKLLFLSFCLFVLYTAVHMVSNQVKIYQTNKEIQKLEEAIQEQQKQNRDLYVEVQQLSTYERILQKAKELGLSLNENNVKVVQE, encoded by the coding sequence ATGAACAATACAGCGGTAAAAATTCACGAACAGCAGCGCCCATCGTCGCGTCCCCATACGAGAAAACAACGAAAGCTGCGCATTCGTTTTACGTTAGGGGAAAAGCTTTTGTTTCTCTCGTTTTGCCTGTTTGTTTTGTACACGGCTGTACATATGGTGTCCAACCAAGTGAAGATTTATCAAACGAACAAAGAAATTCAAAAGCTGGAAGAAGCGATTCAAGAACAGCAAAAACAAAACCGTGATTTATATGTCGAAGTGCAACAATTAAGCACGTACGAACGGATTTTGCAAAAGGCGAAAGAGCTCGGCCTCTCGTTAAACGAAAACAATGTAAAAGTTGTACAGGAATGA
- a CDS encoding DUF3397 domain-containing protein yields the protein MGELLARLIATFVTVPLFAFFFVYFCARKVWKRKRKSFYAAVNVSTLFFIVAVHYLLIILSGKSYLLYIILFLLVMHMLIAIGYWRKKADFHLVPVFRLFWRASFLLFSSLYVGLLVYGMVTRVLANL from the coding sequence ATGGGTGAGCTGCTGGCCCGGCTGATCGCGACATTTGTCACGGTGCCATTATTCGCCTTTTTCTTTGTCTATTTCTGCGCACGCAAGGTATGGAAAAGAAAACGAAAATCGTTCTACGCAGCGGTAAACGTGTCTACGCTTTTTTTTATTGTTGCTGTTCACTATTTGCTTATCATTTTGTCGGGAAAATCGTATTTATTGTATATTATTCTCTTTTTATTAGTGATGCATATGTTGATTGCGATCGGATATTGGAGGAAAAAAGCAGATTTTCATTTGGTCCCGGTTTTCCGGCTGTTTTGGCGGGCGAGTTTTCTATTGTTTTCCTCGCTTTATGTCGGTTTGCTTGTCTATGGCATGGTGACGAGAGTACTGGCTAATTTGTAA
- a CDS encoding UDP-N-acetylmuramoyl-L-alanyl-D-glutamate--2,6-diaminopimelate ligase yields MKLQTLLSYLHDFTAYAGENPDISSIEMDSRQVKKGALFICIKGFTVDGHDFARQAVENGAAAIIAERPLDVDVPVVVVRDSRRAMAVLADAFYGQPTHKLHLIGVTGTNGKTTTTHIIEHIARKAGKKTGLIGTVNVKIGDHAYPTQNTTPESLLLQRMFKQMVDEGVEIAAMEVSSHALHMGRVHGCDYDVAVFTNLTQDHLDYHGTMDEYRNAKGLLFAQLGNRYDHKRPKFAILNNDDPASQYYKHMTAATVITYGIETDSDIMAKQIEIAPNGMAFDLVTPYGTVRVRTKLIGLFNVYNLLAAASACLVSGFPLPVIVEAIEDISGVAGRFETVDEGQNFTVIVDYAHTPDSLENVLRTIRQFAKKNVYVVVGCGGDRDRTKRPLMAQTAVKYADVAIFTSDNPRSEPPEQILRDMEAGVPGARYVTMVDRKEAIRYAIGQAEEGDIILIAGKGHETYQIIGDRIMDFDDRAVAREVIKERRGIC; encoded by the coding sequence GTGAAGTTGCAGACACTGCTTTCGTATTTGCACGACTTTACAGCGTATGCCGGTGAGAACCCAGACATTTCTTCGATCGAAATGGATTCGCGGCAAGTAAAAAAAGGAGCGTTGTTTATTTGCATCAAAGGATTTACCGTTGACGGCCATGACTTCGCCAGACAGGCGGTTGAAAATGGGGCGGCAGCGATCATTGCTGAACGGCCGCTTGATGTCGATGTGCCTGTTGTTGTTGTACGGGACAGCCGACGGGCAATGGCGGTGCTCGCCGACGCTTTTTATGGGCAGCCGACGCATAAACTGCATTTAATCGGCGTTACGGGCACAAACGGAAAAACGACAACGACTCATATAATAGAGCACATCGCCAGAAAAGCAGGGAAAAAAACAGGATTAATCGGGACGGTAAATGTGAAAATTGGCGACCATGCATATCCGACGCAAAATACAACACCAGAATCGCTATTGTTGCAACGTATGTTTAAGCAAATGGTCGATGAAGGTGTGGAGATAGCGGCTATGGAAGTATCTTCCCATGCTCTTCATATGGGGCGGGTGCACGGCTGTGATTATGATGTGGCCGTATTTACGAATTTGACGCAAGACCATCTTGACTATCATGGAACGATGGACGAATACCGCAACGCAAAAGGGCTGTTGTTTGCTCAGCTTGGCAACCGCTATGACCATAAGCGGCCAAAGTTCGCCATATTAAATAATGATGACCCTGCTTCTCAATATTATAAGCATATGACGGCAGCAACCGTCATTACATACGGTATTGAAACAGACAGTGATATTATGGCAAAGCAGATTGAGATAGCACCAAATGGGATGGCGTTTGATCTTGTCACCCCATACGGTACGGTACGAGTGCGGACAAAATTAATCGGTCTGTTTAATGTATATAATCTGCTGGCTGCCGCTTCTGCCTGCCTCGTATCCGGTTTTCCTCTCCCTGTCATTGTCGAGGCGATAGAAGACATAAGCGGTGTTGCCGGGCGGTTTGAAACGGTCGATGAAGGGCAAAACTTTACAGTAATCGTCGATTATGCACATACGCCAGATAGTCTCGAAAATGTTCTCCGAACGATTCGGCAATTTGCCAAGAAAAACGTGTATGTCGTTGTCGGTTGTGGAGGCGACCGCGACCGCACGAAACGGCCGCTGATGGCGCAAACAGCGGTCAAGTACGCGGATGTAGCGATTTTTACTTCCGACAATCCGCGGTCCGAGCCACCGGAGCAAATTTTGCGCGATATGGAAGCGGGTGTTCCCGGCGCGCGCTATGTCACGATGGTCGACCGCAAAGAAGCGATTCGCTATGCCATTGGGCAGGCGGAAGAAGGGGATATTATTTTAATTGCTGGCAAAGGGCACGAAACATATCAGATTATTGGCGATCGCATCATGGATTTTGATGATCGCGCCGTTGCCCGCGAAGTGATTAAGGAGAGAAGGGGCATATGTTGA
- the bshC gene encoding bacillithiol biosynthesis cysteine-adding enzyme BshC: MEVREVPLAATTPLATDYINGTFPTEKGFSYSLEAENVFRRRLSDIKERTYSRRELVSYLRSYHKQFSASVKTMENIEKLLDPESVVVVGGQQAGLLTGPLYTIYKIITIIQLAKEQERQLGVPVVPLFWIAGEDHDIAEVNHVYVSEGGKMKKYVYPHLPQEKRMVADVPLDRQSGYEWIANVVKTYGETETTNKLLDFLFQCLDESQTFVDFFASIVLRLFASEGLVVLNAADAGLRALEGDFFAALIERHRDVTAAVLQKQAELRELGYQQMLDIHPHSANLFYYDGRERWLLEYDPQKEMFCSKKGEVLFAKEELMQLAKTKPAHLSNNVVTRPLMQEFLLPTLAFVAGPGEIAYWAELKGTFSIFGLQMPPVVPRLHMTIVERSIQTDLADIGIDIMDVLNGRIETVKQQWLAEKTRYPLEDIFAKAKEEIEEIHRPLREIGMEIDRGLAGVLAKNATLVQAQIDFLQQTLQRALMRKYEVQLQKFLRVEMALRPNKAPQERIWNIFYYINKYGFGFVEKLFQWNDHWNGMHKIVYI; encoded by the coding sequence ATGGAAGTTCGCGAGGTTCCTTTGGCGGCTACTACACCGTTAGCAACCGATTACATAAATGGTACTTTTCCAACAGAAAAAGGCTTTTCTTATTCGCTCGAAGCGGAGAATGTGTTCCGGAGGCGGCTTTCTGACATAAAAGAAAGAACGTATTCCCGCCGCGAGCTAGTGTCCTATTTGCGTTCCTATCATAAGCAGTTTTCGGCAAGCGTCAAAACGATGGAGAATATCGAAAAACTGCTTGATCCAGAAAGCGTAGTGGTTGTTGGAGGGCAACAAGCGGGACTGTTGACCGGTCCGCTTTATACCATTTACAAAATCATTACAATCATCCAGCTTGCGAAAGAGCAAGAAAGGCAATTAGGAGTGCCGGTTGTCCCGCTTTTTTGGATTGCCGGTGAAGATCATGATATCGCCGAAGTCAATCACGTGTACGTTAGTGAAGGCGGGAAAATGAAAAAATACGTTTATCCTCACCTCCCACAGGAAAAACGTATGGTGGCGGATGTGCCGCTAGACCGTCAAAGCGGTTATGAATGGATTGCTAATGTTGTCAAAACATACGGGGAAACAGAGACGACCAATAAGCTGCTCGATTTTCTATTCCAATGTTTGGATGAATCGCAAACATTTGTCGACTTTTTCGCTTCAATCGTTTTGCGTCTATTTGCTTCGGAAGGTTTGGTTGTGCTGAATGCGGCCGATGCCGGGTTGCGCGCGCTTGAGGGTGACTTTTTTGCTGCTTTGATCGAGCGCCATCGCGATGTAACGGCTGCCGTGCTGCAAAAACAAGCAGAGCTTCGCGAGCTCGGATATCAACAGATGCTCGATATCCATCCACATTCCGCCAATTTATTTTATTATGATGGACGGGAACGTTGGCTGCTTGAATATGATCCGCAGAAAGAGATGTTTTGCAGTAAAAAAGGAGAAGTCCTGTTTGCGAAAGAGGAATTGATGCAACTGGCCAAAACAAAGCCGGCACATCTAAGCAATAATGTCGTAACCCGCCCGCTTATGCAAGAATTTTTGCTGCCGACGCTGGCGTTTGTGGCCGGGCCTGGAGAAATCGCTTACTGGGCTGAGCTGAAAGGGACGTTCTCCATCTTTGGTTTACAAATGCCACCTGTTGTTCCACGCCTTCATATGACGATTGTTGAGCGCTCCATCCAAACCGATCTAGCCGACATCGGCATTGATATTATGGATGTGCTCAACGGACGGATCGAAACGGTAAAACAACAATGGCTGGCGGAAAAAACCCGTTATCCGCTTGAAGACATATTCGCGAAAGCGAAGGAGGAAATCGAGGAGATTCACCGCCCGCTGAGGGAAATCGGTATGGAAATTGACCGCGGATTAGCGGGAGTGTTGGCGAAAAATGCTACTCTTGTGCAGGCACAAATCGATTTTCTTCAGCAAACGTTGCAGCGGGCGTTAATGAGGAAATATGAAGTGCAATTACAAAAATTTTTGCGAGTGGAAATGGCATTAAGACCGAATAAAGCGCCGCAGGAACGGATTTGGAACATTTTCTATTACATTAACAAATACGGATTTGGTTTTGTAGAAAAACTTTTTCAATGGAATGACCATTGGAACGGAATGCATAAAATTGTATATATATAA
- a CDS encoding stage V sporulation protein D yields the protein MRVSHVTVRKRLMVVLLVGVLIFAIIDIRLGYVQFILGNTLTERAKDSWSRNIPFEPKRGEILDRNGVPLATNMSAPTVYVIPRQIENPADTAEKLAKVLNAPVEKIYKRITKKTSIERIPEGRKISNEKAKEIRALGLKGVYIAEDTKRYYPFGSYLSHVLGFTGIDNQGLTGLELYYDKELSGQRGSVQFYSDAKGKRMPNMTDEYTPPTDGLNLMLTIDSRIQTIVERELDIAEARYNPDGIIAIAMNPNTGEILAMSSRPTFDPANYRNVPQEIYNRNLPIWSTYEPGSTFKIITLAAALEEKKVNLLRDHFYDPGYVKVAGATLRCWKRGGHGSETFLEVVQNSCNPGFVELGERVGKKKLFDYIKKFGFGEKTGIDLQGEGTGILFDLKRVGPVELATTAFGQGVSVTPIQQVAAVSAAVNGGILYTPYIAKQWIDPETGKVISRNTPKEKRRVISEETSKQVRYALESVVAQGTGRGAYVEGYRVGGKTGTAQKAKNGRYLKNNYIVSFIGFAPADDPQLVVYVAVDNPKGTVQFGGVVAAPIVGKIMEDSLRVLGVKPRKEQLEKERAWNDPKMIEVPNLIGLSKKDLQQQLFDLKLDVSGEGDVVVEQAPEPGTKVKAGATIRVYLAKKTPSSEEKTQ from the coding sequence ATGCGCGTTTCCCATGTCACCGTGCGTAAACGGCTGATGGTTGTTTTGCTCGTTGGGGTGCTCATTTTTGCGATTATCGATATTCGCCTTGGCTATGTGCAATTTATATTAGGAAATACGCTGACTGAGCGGGCCAAAGATTCATGGAGCAGGAACATCCCGTTCGAACCGAAGCGCGGAGAAATTTTGGACCGCAACGGTGTTCCGCTTGCCACCAATATGAGCGCTCCGACCGTATACGTGATTCCGCGGCAAATTGAAAATCCGGCCGATACGGCAGAAAAGTTAGCGAAAGTGTTAAATGCGCCTGTCGAGAAGATATATAAACGTATTACGAAAAAAACGTCGATTGAACGCATTCCGGAAGGGAGAAAAATTTCAAACGAAAAAGCAAAAGAAATTCGCGCCCTCGGTTTAAAAGGAGTATATATTGCCGAGGATACGAAACGCTACTATCCGTTTGGCAGCTATTTGTCCCATGTGTTAGGATTCACCGGTATCGACAATCAAGGATTGACAGGACTGGAGCTTTATTACGATAAAGAATTGAGCGGTCAGCGTGGGTCGGTGCAATTTTATTCCGATGCGAAGGGAAAAAGGATGCCAAATATGACGGATGAATATACACCGCCGACAGACGGCTTGAATTTGATGCTGACGATTGATTCACGCATTCAAACGATTGTCGAGAGGGAACTCGACATTGCGGAAGCGAGGTATAATCCAGACGGCATTATTGCGATTGCCATGAACCCGAATACAGGGGAAATTTTGGCGATGTCGAGCCGGCCGACATTTGATCCGGCAAACTATCGCAATGTCCCTCAGGAAATTTACAACCGCAATTTGCCGATCTGGAGTACATATGAACCTGGATCAACATTTAAAATTATTACGCTGGCAGCAGCGTTAGAAGAAAAAAAAGTAAATTTATTAAGAGATCATTTCTATGACCCTGGATATGTCAAAGTGGCGGGTGCTACGCTGCGTTGCTGGAAAAGAGGAGGACATGGCAGTGAAACGTTTTTAGAGGTAGTACAAAACTCGTGCAACCCGGGTTTTGTCGAGCTCGGCGAGCGGGTTGGAAAGAAAAAATTGTTTGATTATATTAAGAAGTTTGGGTTTGGTGAAAAAACGGGAATTGATTTGCAAGGGGAAGGAACCGGCATTTTGTTTGATTTGAAACGTGTAGGCCCGGTGGAACTGGCAACAACGGCATTTGGCCAAGGGGTATCGGTGACGCCGATCCAGCAAGTAGCGGCCGTTTCCGCAGCGGTCAACGGCGGAATTTTGTATACTCCATATATCGCCAAACAATGGATCGATCCAGAAACAGGAAAAGTGATTAGCCGCAATACGCCAAAAGAGAAGCGACGTGTTATTTCCGAGGAAACGTCCAAGCAAGTCCGTTATGCTTTAGAGAGCGTGGTCGCCCAGGGAACAGGGAGAGGCGCTTACGTGGAAGGATATCGGGTTGGCGGAAAAACAGGAACGGCACAAAAAGCGAAAAATGGCCGCTATTTAAAAAATAACTATATCGTTTCCTTTATCGGATTCGCACCGGCAGACGACCCACAGCTTGTCGTGTATGTTGCCGTTGACAATCCGAAAGGCACCGTGCAATTTGGAGGCGTTGTTGCAGCACCGATTGTCGGAAAAATTATGGAAGACAGCTTGCGTGTGCTTGGCGTAAAACCGCGAAAAGAGCAACTAGAAAAAGAGCGGGCATGGAATGATCCGAAAATGATTGAAGTTCCGAATTTAATCGGTTTATCAAAAAAAGACTTGCAACAGCAGCTTTTTGACTTAAAATTAGATGTTAGTGGAGAAGGCGACGTTGTCGTGGAACAAGCCCCGGAGCCGGGGACAAAAGTAAAAGCTGGGGCAACGATCCGCGTTTATTTGGCGAAAAAGACGCCATCTTCGGAAGAAAAAACACAATAA
- a CDS encoding RsfA family transcriptional regulator: MTSVRQDAWTQEEDLLLAEVVLRYIREGGTQLQAFEEVGRRLSRTAAACGFRWNSYVRKQYKEEIELAKRQRKERKKVASSNEDKGQKQAEAILEKNLTWSDVITFLQTYGQKARDWQRIADENRALKKDMEQLQQMVTKLQTEKETLQKELSAIQAEYKTLLAIMERARKMIVLEEQGQKEKKDEHEQNLVPENAE; encoded by the coding sequence ATGACAAGTGTACGCCAGGATGCATGGACGCAAGAGGAAGATTTGCTATTAGCGGAAGTGGTCTTGCGCTATATTCGCGAAGGTGGCACACAGCTTCAAGCCTTTGAAGAAGTAGGGCGGCGTTTGTCGCGAACGGCAGCTGCGTGCGGTTTTCGCTGGAATTCTTATGTGCGAAAGCAGTATAAAGAAGAAATTGAGCTGGCAAAAAGGCAGCGAAAGGAGCGCAAAAAAGTAGCGTCATCTAATGAAGATAAGGGACAAAAGCAGGCAGAAGCAATACTAGAGAAAAACTTAACATGGTCCGATGTGATCACCTTTTTGCAAACATATGGGCAAAAGGCGCGTGACTGGCAAAGAATAGCAGATGAAAACAGAGCCTTGAAGAAAGATATGGAGCAATTGCAACAAATGGTTACGAAATTACAGACGGAGAAAGAGACGCTGCAAAAAGAACTATCGGCCATTCAAGCAGAGTATAAAACGTTGCTTGCCATTATGGAACGCGCGCGAAAAATGATTGTGCTTGAAGAGCAGGGGCAAAAAGAAAAAAAAGACGAACACGAGCAAAATCTCGTCCCGGAAAACGCAGAGTAG